The Flammeovirga pectinis genomic interval TATGTAAAATAATTACAATTTAAATACCATGAAATCACATGAAAATCACATTTCACTGATTGGGTACGTACTCTCCTTAACCTTACTTATTATAGGTTCAATTATTTTATTGCCAGTTACTTCTTTTAGTAAAAATGCAAAAACACCTGTAGAAAGGCGTTCAATAGTTGGAGATAAAGTACAATCTTTGAGTTTTGAAATAATGCCGAATCCGGTTATTAGTCGTGATAATTCAATTGATGTTAGTATGAAAATTGAAGGAATCGATCAATCATTCCCTGTTCAAATTTTAGTATATAACACAATTGGAAATTTGGTTTATAGAATGGATTTATCGGTGGATGCTCCAACGGTACAATTTCAGTTTAAACCAAAAGCTACAATTACTGAAGGGCTTTATTTTGTATCCATTCTAAATGGTACAAATAGGGTAACAAGAAGAATGGTTGTTA includes:
- a CDS encoding T9SS type A sorting domain-containing protein — protein: MKSHENHISLIGYVLSLTLLIIGSIILLPVTSFSKNAKTPVERRSIVGDKVQSLSFEIMPNPVISRDNSIDVSMKIEGIDQSFPVQILVYNTIGNLVYRMDLSVDAPTVQFQFKPKATITEGLYFVSILNGTNRVTRRMVVNSSE